In one window of Natator depressus isolate rNatDep1 chromosome 12, rNatDep2.hap1, whole genome shotgun sequence DNA:
- the LOC141996627 gene encoding uncharacterized protein LOC141996627, giving the protein MRSRGERCSRGSDRRGAGAAGSAAAGARAPGLALPWSRRGEPLLCPAPGSAGQAASMEEAGGRLDAQYERLALDTALSTLLAVLLYVAVKVSVDRLRHWRARVSVLIVGAGPAGLTAALVAVRSGKVLKLTLLDERCRAALLCRPQQIALQPRSVRFLLALGVDFDNMEGCWDNEHFFTRIGVFQEHLLSILEQQKHRQGIRILLGTKFSDDFIRKSLASEWPKIIVIADGSCGESSSVLGISPDYIVESCNAYGANAAIERPDQRQVPTPEIRAHSLYFDLSAYGMDISSTGKESLKPGFHLKIYGTFRNRYMALACPASDSKVVRFLRHTLNSSIMKNIFHQSFNAYKMDIEPRVNELTLHHVQCSRRLFEIMLSHRRVTAAFIEGDNVVVTVEGEAARVLNFDTGCGVNLGLRGLESLEELIYRVATAVDQNDIFEALSAKIRHSKQVSEDFKQNGLFTTVFE; this is encoded by the exons ATGAGGAGTAGAGGCGAACGGTGCAGCAGGGGGAGTGACCGGCGGGGCGCGGGTGCAGCAGGATCCGCCGCTGCCGGGGCGCGGGCGCCTGGGCTGGCGCTTCCCTGGAGCAGACGGGGGGAGCCGCTCCTCTGCCCGGCGCCGGGGTCCGCTGGCCAGGCGGCGAGCATGGAGGAGGCAGGCGGCCGCCTGGACGCGCAGTACGAGCGCCTGGCGCTGGACACGGCGCTGAGCACCCTGCTGGCCGTGCTCCTCTACGTGGCGGTGAAGGTGAGCGTGGACAGGCTCCGCCACTGGAGGGCGAGGGTCTCGGTGCTGATCGTGGGGGCTGGCCCCGCGGGGCTGACGGCCGCGCTGGTCGCTGTCCGCTCGGGCAAGGTGCTGAAGCTGACGCTGCTGGACGAGCGCTGCCGGGCAGCCCTGCTCTGCCGACCCCAGCAGATCGCCCTGCAGCCGCGCAGCGTCCGGTTcctgctggccctgggggtggATTTCGATAACATGGAGGGCTGCTGGGACAACGAGCACTTCTTTACCCGCATCGGCGTCTTCCAGGAGCACCTGCTGAGCATCCTGGAGCAGCAGAAGCACAGGCAGGGGATCCGGATCCTGCTGGGCACCAAG ttctcAGATGACTTTATAAGGAAGAGTTTAGCCTCTGAGTGGCCAAAAATAATTGTGATAGCAGATGGATCCTGTGGAGAATCAAGCTCAGTTCTCGGAATCAGTCCAGATTACATTGTGGAATCCTGTAATGCTTATGGAGCAAATGCAGCTATTGAGAGGCCTGATCAGAGGCAG GTGCCAACTCCAGAGATCCGTGCTCACAGTCTATATTTTGATCTCTCTGCTTATGGAATGGATATATCTTCCACGGGTAAGGAATCtctgaagccaggatttcatctgaaAATCTATGGGACATTCCGTAATCGATACATGGCTTTGGCATGTCCAGCTTCTGATTCCAAAGTTGTTAGATTCCTACGGCATACTCTCAATTCCTCA ataatgAAGAACATATTCCACCAATCTTTCAATGCCTACAAGATGGATATTGAACCCAGGGTGAATGAATTGACTCTACATCATGTCCAGTGTAGTAGAAGACTCTTTGAGATCATGCTTTCTCATAGGAGAGTTACAGCAGCCTTCATTGAGGGGGACAATGTAGTGGTCACTGTGGAAGGAGAAGCCGCCAGAGTGCTGAATTTTGACACTG GCTGTGGAGTTAATCTTGGACTGAGAGGCTTGGAATCCTTGGAAGAATTAATTTACAGGGTTGCTACAGCAGTGGATCAGAATGATATCTTTGAAGCACTGTCTGCCAAAATACGACACTCCAAGCAAGTGTCAGAGGATTTTAAGCAGAACGGATTATTTACCACAGTTTTTGAATAA